Proteins from a single region of Corylus avellana chromosome ca11, CavTom2PMs-1.0:
- the LOC132166353 gene encoding CRM-domain containing factor CFM3, chloroplastic/mitochondrial has protein sequence MALPPISLNSCPSSCACSYPLSPSLHFLLLQPRTQSSSNPRTLIRFRVSCSNQTVQVDTQQPQGIRVVASETTKKKRKPRPSFSEQIQEKWSLKLGSTRERFPWEEPEQQEKLEKQEEKEEESQQSSGVGVSDSEVGAKESVSDPVSFVLPNRYVPPPWVHGSNTRKLQIDSEPEIPRKSREKIKTFGGSGGPCGNGIANGVVERLEIHEQDCDGEFEREGEVFDEISSGISEDEETKILSGGNGVSWKEKPSGKGENFVKMVGSVDGNSGSIGLPWKRGEGDMGRRSRSNTELAEKTLPEHELRRLRNVALRMLERTKVGVAGITQAVVDAIHEKWKSAEVVKLKFEGPLTVDMKRTHEILERKTGGLVIWRSGSSVVLYRGTAYKLSCVQSYTKQNQTNMNMLEDSKGAMSGATPNTTKDTIRATEPFIPDSAMYLKDLSKEELMEFSDLNQLLDELGPRFTDWTGREPLPVDADLLPAVVPGYKPPLRLFAYGVCHCLRNWEMTAIRRLARMMPPHFALGRSRELQGLARAMVKLWERSAIAKIAIKRGVLNTRNERMAEELKKLTGGTLVSRNKEFIVFYRGNDYLPPVVTEALKERQKQTDLQQDEEDQARQKALALIESKAKASKGPLVAGTLAETMAATSRWGNQPSSEDVQKMIRDSALTRHALLVRYLQNKLALGKGKLKKAEKALAKVQEYLEPADLPSDLETITDQERFLFRKMGLSMKPYLLLGRRGVYDGTVENMHLHWKYRELVKIIVRGKSFQQVKHVAISLEAESGGVLVSLDKTTNGYAIIVYRGKNYLQPQPLKPKNLLTRRQALARSIELQRREALKHHISDLQERIELVKSELEDLRNGKEIDDSKTLYSRLDDPNVSDADMEEDKGEEAYLQIYDNGSHDMELGPV, from the exons ATGGCGCTCCCACCAATTTCACTGAATTCTTGTCCTTCCTCTTGCGCTTGCTCTTACCCTTTATCCCCTTCTCTCCACTTCCTTCTTCTCCAACCCCGAACACAATCTTCGAGCAATCCCAGAACCCTCATCAGGTTCAGAGTTTCTTGCTCTAATCAGACGGTCCAGGTTGACACCCAGCAACCACAGGGAATCAGAGTGGTAGCTTCTGAGaccacaaagaagaagaggaagccCAGGCCGAGCTTCTCCGAGCAAATACAAGAGAAATGGTCACTCAAACTCGGTTCCACGAGAGAGAGATTTCCATGGGAGGAACCAGAACAACAAGAAAAGCTAGAGAAgcaggaagaaaaggaagaggaGAGCCAGCAATCTTCTGGGGTTGGTGTATCTGACTCAGAAGTTGGTGCTAAAGAATCGGTGAGTGACCCAGTGAGTTTTGTTCTGCCGAACCGGTATGTTCCGCCTCCTTGGGTTCATGGAAGCAATACCAGGAAGCTCCAGATTGATTCTGAACCTGAAATTCCACGGAAGAGTCGtgagaaaattaaaacttttggtgGGTCTGGTGGGCCTTGTGGGAATGGTATTGCAAATGGCGTTGTTGAAAGATTGGAAATTCATGAACAAGATTGTGATGGCGAGTTTGAGAGAGAAGGTGaggtgtttgatgaaatttcaagTGGGATTTCAGAAGACGAGGAGACAAAGATTTTGAGTGGCGGAAATGGCGTTTCTTGGAAGGAAAAGCCATCTGGGAAAGGcgaaaattttgtaaaaatggTGGGTTCTGTTGATGGCAATAGTGGCTCAATTGGGTTACCGTGGAAGAGAGGAGAAGGTGATATGGGGAGGAGGAGCAGGAGCAATACGGAGTTGGCGGAGAAAACACTTCCGGAACACGAGCTGCGGAGACTAAGAAATGTAGCTTTGAGGATGCTGGAGAGGACAAAGGTTGGAGTTGCTGGTATCACACAGGCAGTGGTGGATGCTATACATGAGAAGTGGAAGTCTGCTGAAGTGGTGAAGTTGAAATTTGAAGGGCCTCTTACTGTTGACATGAAAAGGACCCATGAGATTTTAGAG CGTAAAACCGGAGGTTTAGTTATATGGAGGTCAGGCAGTTCTGTTGTGTTGTACAGGGGAACAGCCTACAAACTTTCTTGTGTACAATCATATACCAAACAAAACCAGACCAATATGAATATGTTGGAAGATTCAAAAGGTGCCATGAGTGGTGCTACGCCTAATACCACGAAGGACACAATTAGAGCTACAGAACCTTTTATCCCCGATTCTGCAATGTATTTGAAGGATCTATCTAAAGAAGAACTGATGGAATTTAGTGATCTCAACCAATTGTTAGATGAGTTGGGTCCGCGGTTTACCGATTGGACAGGTCGTGAGCCATTGCCTGTTGATGCAGACTTGCTTCCTGCCGTGGTTCCTGGATATAAACCTCCATTGAGACTTTTTGCTTATGGGGTATGCCATTGTCTAAGAAACTGGGAGATGACAGCTATCCGTAGACTTGCCAGAATGATGCCTCCTCATTTTGCTTTAG GAAGGAGCAGAGAACTGCAAGGTCTGGCTAGGGCTATGGTAAAGCTATGGGAAAGAAGTGCTATTGCAAAGATAGCCATCAAACGTGGTGTATTGAATACACGTAATGAGAGGATGGCAGAAGAACTCAAG AAATTGACAGGGGGCACACTAGTTTCTAGAAACAAGGAATTTATTGTCTTTTACAGGGGTAATGACTACTTGCCTCCAGTTGTTACAGAGGCATTGAAAGAGAGGCAGAAACAAACAGATCTCCAACAAGATGAGGAAGATCAAGCACGACAAAAGGCCTTGGCCTTAATCGAATCAAAGGCTAAAGCTTCTAAAGGCCCATTGGTTGCTGGAACCCTTGCTGAAACCATGGCAGCGACATCTCGCTGGGGAAACCAACCAAGTAGTGAAGATGTGCAGAAAATGATTAGAGATTCAGCCTTGACTAGACATGCTTTGTTAGTCAGATACCTTCAGAACAAACTAGCTCTT GGCAAAGGGAAGCTTAAAAAGGCTGAGAAGGCTTTAGCAAAAGTGCAGGAGTATCTGGAACCAGCAGATCTCCCAAGTGATTTAGAAACCATAACCGATCAGGAGAGATTTTTATTTCGTAAGATGGGTTTGAGCATGAAGCCCTACCTGCTTCTAG gtaGGCGTGGGGTTTATGATGGTACGGTAGAAAATATGCACTTACACTGGAAGTATCGGGAGTTGGTAAAGATAATTGTGAGAGGAAAAAGTTTTCAACAAGTCAAGCATGTTGCAATTTCTTTGGAAGCTGAGAGTGGCGGGGTGCTAGTATCTTTAGATAAAACTACCAACGGATATGCAATAATTGTGTATCGTGGGAAAAACTACTTACAGCCTCAACCACTAAAACCCAAGAATCTATTGACAAGAAGACAGGCATTGGCTCGGTCAATAGAACTTCAGAGGCGTGAG GCACTTAAGCATCATATCTCAGACTTACAGGAGAGAATTGAGTTGGTGAAGTCTGAACTG GAAGATTTGAGAAATGGAAAGGAGATTGATGACTCAAAAACCTTGTACTCAAGATTGGATGATCCTAATGTTTCTGATGCTGACATGGAAGAG GATAAAGGGGAAGAGGCATATCTTCAGATATATGACAATGGGAGTCATGATATGGAGCTTGGACCTGTTTAA
- the LOC132165726 gene encoding uncharacterized protein LOC132165726 isoform X2: protein MAQAANNPVVQRKVIIPNKHGEKLVGVLHETESPEIVILCHGFWSTKENNTMVNLAFALENERISAFRFDFAGNGESEGSFQYGNYWREADDLHAVIQHFSGANRIISAIIGHSKGGNVVLLYASKYHEIHTVVNVSGRYDLSKGIEERLGKDFMQRIKEVGILEVKNKKGVVNYRVTEEGLMDRLSTNMHEACLQIDKECRVLSVHGSADVIVPVQDALEFAKIIPNHKLHIIEGANHGYTSHQAKLASVILDFIKAALPENKDTTS from the exons ATGGCCCAGGCTGCCAACAACCCAG TGGTTCAGCGTAAAGTCATAATACCAAACAAACATGGTGAAAAACTTGTGGGCGTATTGCATGAAACTGAATCTCCGGAGATTGTAATCTTATGCCACGGTTTCTGGTCCACGAAG GAAAACAATACTATGGTGAACCTTGCTTTTGCATTGGAAAATGAGAGAATCAGTGCCTTTCGTTTTGACTTTGCTGGAAATGG TGAAAGTGAAGGTTCATTTCAGTACGGTAACTACTGGAGAGAGGCTGATGACTTACATGCCGTAATCCAACATTTCTCTGGAGCAAACCGTATAATAAGTGCAATCATTGGGCATAGTAAAG GAGGCAATGTGGTACTACTGTATGCTTCAAAATATCATGAGATCCACACGGTTGTCAATGTTTCTGGCCGTTATGATTTGTCAAAAGGCATTGAAGAACGCCTGGGGAAAGACTTTATGCAAAGAATCAAGGAGGTTGGAATTCTTGAAGTCAAGAATAAAAAAG GAGTTGTTAATTACCGTGTGACTGAGGAAGGTTTAATGGATCGCTTAAGTACAAATATGCATGAAGCATGTCTTCAGATTGACAAAGAGTGCAG GGTCTTGTCAGTCCATGGATCTGCTGATGTTATCGTCCCAGTTCAAGATGCGTTAGAGTTTGCCAAGATCATACCGAACCACAAATTACATATTATAGAAGGAGCTAATCATGGTTACACTTCACATCAAGCTAAATTAGCCTCAgttattttggattttattaaGGCAGCCCTGCCGGAGAACAAGGATACCACTAGCTAA
- the LOC132165726 gene encoding uncharacterized protein LOC132165726 isoform X3 codes for MVNLAFALENERISAFRFDFAGNGESEGSFQYGNYWREADDLHAVIQHFSGANRIISAIIGHSKGGNVVLLYASKYHEIHTVVNVSGRYDLSKGIEERLGKDFMQRIKEVGILEVKNKKGVVNYRVTEEGLMDRLSTNMHEACLQIDKECRVLSVHGSADVIVPVQDALEFAKIIPNHKLHIIEGANHGYTSHQAKLASVILDFIKAALPENKDTTS; via the exons ATGGTGAACCTTGCTTTTGCATTGGAAAATGAGAGAATCAGTGCCTTTCGTTTTGACTTTGCTGGAAATGG TGAAAGTGAAGGTTCATTTCAGTACGGTAACTACTGGAGAGAGGCTGATGACTTACATGCCGTAATCCAACATTTCTCTGGAGCAAACCGTATAATAAGTGCAATCATTGGGCATAGTAAAG GAGGCAATGTGGTACTACTGTATGCTTCAAAATATCATGAGATCCACACGGTTGTCAATGTTTCTGGCCGTTATGATTTGTCAAAAGGCATTGAAGAACGCCTGGGGAAAGACTTTATGCAAAGAATCAAGGAGGTTGGAATTCTTGAAGTCAAGAATAAAAAAG GAGTTGTTAATTACCGTGTGACTGAGGAAGGTTTAATGGATCGCTTAAGTACAAATATGCATGAAGCATGTCTTCAGATTGACAAAGAGTGCAG GGTCTTGTCAGTCCATGGATCTGCTGATGTTATCGTCCCAGTTCAAGATGCGTTAGAGTTTGCCAAGATCATACCGAACCACAAATTACATATTATAGAAGGAGCTAATCATGGTTACACTTCACATCAAGCTAAATTAGCCTCAgttattttggattttattaaGGCAGCCCTGCCGGAGAACAAGGATACCACTAGCTAA
- the LOC132165726 gene encoding uncharacterized protein LOC132165726 isoform X1, translating into MEALVYNSRAVLPNSLIFRKHPSPRNLFHQVCIISSGNQSSRRTLTMAQAANNPVVQRKVIIPNKHGEKLVGVLHETESPEIVILCHGFWSTKENNTMVNLAFALENERISAFRFDFAGNGESEGSFQYGNYWREADDLHAVIQHFSGANRIISAIIGHSKGGNVVLLYASKYHEIHTVVNVSGRYDLSKGIEERLGKDFMQRIKEVGILEVKNKKGVVNYRVTEEGLMDRLSTNMHEACLQIDKECRVLSVHGSADVIVPVQDALEFAKIIPNHKLHIIEGANHGYTSHQAKLASVILDFIKAALPENKDTTS; encoded by the exons ATGGAAGCCCTTGTGTATAATTCCCGTGCAGTTCTCCCAAATTCGCTAATTTTCAGAAAACACCCTTCACCAAGAAATTTGTTTCACCAGGTGTGCATCATCTCCTCGGGCAATCAAAGTTCCAGGAGAACCTTAACAATGGCCCAGGCTGCCAACAACCCAG TGGTTCAGCGTAAAGTCATAATACCAAACAAACATGGTGAAAAACTTGTGGGCGTATTGCATGAAACTGAATCTCCGGAGATTGTAATCTTATGCCACGGTTTCTGGTCCACGAAG GAAAACAATACTATGGTGAACCTTGCTTTTGCATTGGAAAATGAGAGAATCAGTGCCTTTCGTTTTGACTTTGCTGGAAATGG TGAAAGTGAAGGTTCATTTCAGTACGGTAACTACTGGAGAGAGGCTGATGACTTACATGCCGTAATCCAACATTTCTCTGGAGCAAACCGTATAATAAGTGCAATCATTGGGCATAGTAAAG GAGGCAATGTGGTACTACTGTATGCTTCAAAATATCATGAGATCCACACGGTTGTCAATGTTTCTGGCCGTTATGATTTGTCAAAAGGCATTGAAGAACGCCTGGGGAAAGACTTTATGCAAAGAATCAAGGAGGTTGGAATTCTTGAAGTCAAGAATAAAAAAG GAGTTGTTAATTACCGTGTGACTGAGGAAGGTTTAATGGATCGCTTAAGTACAAATATGCATGAAGCATGTCTTCAGATTGACAAAGAGTGCAG GGTCTTGTCAGTCCATGGATCTGCTGATGTTATCGTCCCAGTTCAAGATGCGTTAGAGTTTGCCAAGATCATACCGAACCACAAATTACATATTATAGAAGGAGCTAATCATGGTTACACTTCACATCAAGCTAAATTAGCCTCAgttattttggattttattaaGGCAGCCCTGCCGGAGAACAAGGATACCACTAGCTAA